The genome window TTAGACGCGCTGACGTCAACTCAAAGCAACTATTGGATGGCACAATTTATGATGGTGCCAGCGGAGGTCACTTTAAGCTGGCAGGCACTGCTATCGAACGGCTTTGACTGGAGCCAGCTCAACTCACTGAGCACCTTACTGAGCTATGCGTTCCTCCATGCGGATGCTGAACACATCACCATGAATCTCATATTCATCTGGGTCTTTGGGTCGCTAGTGCTACGTGAATTGGGAGCACTCTGGTTTTTTATAGCATTTATACTCACAGCGATTACCGGCGGCATGGGGCAGGTCTTGCTCGAACCTAATTCGATGATCCCCGTTTTGGGCGCATCGGGCGCTCTTATGGGACTAGAAGGCATTTACCTCGGTATGGCTTTACGCTGGCGTCTTCCGGACCCAGATGTCTGGCCGATCTCCTCTCCAATATCACAAGAGCGGTTAATGCTGTTTGCTGCTTTAGGTATCTTAATGGATGTCAGCGGCATTATAGGCAATGATGCGGGCACCGCCTTCGGCGCTCATATCGGCGGCTTTATTGGCGGCCTTTTCCTTGGAACAACACTTATTCCGCGACCGAAGCATGCAAAGTAAACTCGCTACCGACGATAACCTCAAACTTGAAAATGGTAGACGGAGAGGGATTCGAACCCACGACCCCCTCGGTGTAAACGAGGTGCTCTAACCAACTGAGCTATCCGTCCTCAAGTTTTGAAAATCCAGAAACATGTCGCTGATGGTCACGGGATCAAGTAAAATCACAAAGTATCACTATATATTCTCCTGCAGCTCAGCCACCACCCCGCGTGCGACCCGCTCACTGTAACTATTGATCTTCCAATGCCCGGGACTCCAACCTTTCAAAAAGCGATGAAAGTCAGTCCACGCCACAGGAAAGAGTGTCCGCCAGTCGCGCTCCAGCTCATCCAAATCCAGATCCGAATCCTGCGCAATCAAGGCCTCACGTAACGCAGCGAAATACACATCTAACAGTGTAGCCTCCTGGCGCTCGCATGCTACCTCGTTAAGGCAACTACCAATCAGATACGCGACGTCCTTCATCCCACACCCGCGCCCCACGTATTGAAAATCAACCGCTGCGACCGATGCCCCATCCTCGGAAAAGCAAAAATTCGCCAGCTTCGCATCACCATGCACCAAGGTCTGATAGGGACTCGCCTTAAGTTTCTGATCAATTACCTGTGCCGCATCTTTGAGCGCCGGATCCTCTCGTGCTAAAATCGCCAACTCATCGGGGCGCGTTTCCAGATGCCAATACGTGCCACTCGCCCATAAGCCCAAAGGCTCGGCTCCCATAAACGTCGCGTGAAAATTTGCCAACCACGACAGGCACGCGTTCAGCGCCACAGCACCGACCGATGTTAGCCGCACACCAAACCCTGCGGCATCGAGATCTTCCATCACAATAATTAACTCATGGCCGACCGACTCCAACGCAAGGCACTTCGGCACACGGCAACCCACTCCACAACGCGCACTCCAGTCACGATACCATGCCGTCTCCACCTCATAGGACTTCAACTTCCGCTGATGCGAGTGATCTGTATTCCAACCCCGCGGATGTGCCACCCCCTCTGGCAACGATACATGCTTCACCACTACGCTCTCCAGCGCAGCGCCCTTTAGGCCATAGCGAACAATCGAGCCATAACCGCTCCAGAGACTCTGGATCACGCCCAAATCAACCAACTCCGTCGCGCCCGTCGCGCTCAATATTACCGATTTCAAATGTGCATTCATTCGAGCGCGAAGCATGGGCAGGATGAGCCACTATCCAAGTGAGAACTGCCACGCCATCTAACTAAATAGCGCCATCCTGATAATCAAGTCCCGCCACGTGCGTTTTCCGCTCCGAAAAAACAAACTTGTTCTCAGTGGCGAAGCAGCACAGACACTTACTCAAGACTATGCCTGAGAATACACCAGAAGGAACCGAGCAAGCACCACTCGTTGATATCGTCCTACCGATTGAAGAATCGGAAGATGCCGTAGCCTGGAGAACTGCCATCGCGACAAAGCTGGCACTTCCAGAGGCACGGATTGTCGACATGCGTCTACGTAAGCACTCGATCGATGCCCGCCAGCGGCAAATCAAAGCGCAGCTACGCATCGAAGTCGGTATTGATCAACCACTCCCACCTGAGCCTGAGTTAAAGCCCAACTACGCAACGCCGGCCACTGACGCGAAGGCAGTCATCATTATCGGCTGTGGTCCCGCCGGTATGTTTGCCGCCCTGCGCTGCCTGGAACTCGGCCTAAAACCTATCATTCTCGAACGCGGTAAAGACGCTTCCGCGCGTCGCTTCGACCTCGGGCCGATCCTCAAAGAAGGCACCGTCATCGAGGACTCCAACTATTGCTTTGGCGAAGGCGGCGCAGGCACCTTCTCGGACGGCAAACTTTACACCCGCGCAAAAAAGCGCGGCCCAATCCGCGACATCTACGAAACATTCGTCGCTCATGGCGC of Lentimonas sp. CC4 contains these proteins:
- a CDS encoding rhomboid family intramembrane serine protease — translated: MAHFINFLRSYWPIAVVFTACIVAFALDALTSTQSNYWMAQFMMVPAEVTLSWQALLSNGFDWSQLNSLSTLLSYAFLHADAEHITMNLIFIWVFGSLVLRELGALWFFIAFILTAITGGMGQVLLEPNSMIPVLGASGALMGLEGIYLGMALRWRLPDPDVWPISSPISQERLMLFAALGILMDVSGIIGNDAGTAFGAHIGGFIGGLFLGTTLIPRPKHAK
- a CDS encoding phosphotransferase; amino-acid sequence: MNAHLKSVILSATGATELVDLGVIQSLWSGYGSIVRYGLKGAALESVVVKHVSLPEGVAHPRGWNTDHSHQRKLKSYEVETAWYRDWSARCGVGCRVPKCLALESVGHELIIVMEDLDAAGFGVRLTSVGAVALNACLSWLANFHATFMGAEPLGLWASGTYWHLETRPDELAILAREDPALKDAAQVIDQKLKASPYQTLVHGDAKLANFCFSEDGASVAAVDFQYVGRGCGMKDVAYLIGSCLNEVACERQEATLLDVYFAALREALIAQDSDLDLDELERDWRTLFPVAWTDFHRFLKGWSPGHWKINSYSERVARGVVAELQENI